A single genomic interval of uncultured Desulfobacter sp. harbors:
- a CDS encoding VOC family protein: protein MNLCLRSLIFWCCVSVCCLQPFVITGCSGTKAVVPPVSVENQQTYQIGKFVWFDLFTTDIEQAVPFYEHLFGWKSVPVNTSSSNLMTIFSNDKPIGNIVQRKKDTLASKWLSYLSVADFDLALKSIGRAHGKIIHNIGDLPDRGQVAIVSDDQKATFAVIKSSSGDPGDELGVNQWMDCELWTKNVNMAVLFYEQIVQYEPETIPLTETITYTQLMRDGLRRGGVVKIPWKGIEPEWIPYVAVRDISSMTAKVEELGGKILLEPQIESLDGRVAIIADPCGAVLGLQQIAEGGD from the coding sequence ATGAATTTGTGCTTAAGAAGTCTTATTTTCTGGTGTTGTGTGTCAGTCTGCTGCTTACAGCCATTCGTTATTACCGGCTGTTCCGGGACAAAGGCCGTTGTGCCTCCTGTGAGTGTTGAAAATCAGCAAACATACCAGATTGGTAAGTTTGTGTGGTTTGACCTTTTCACCACGGATATTGAGCAGGCAGTCCCTTTTTATGAACACTTGTTTGGATGGAAATCGGTACCGGTAAATACGTCCTCCTCCAACTTGATGACCATTTTCTCCAACGATAAGCCCATAGGAAATATTGTCCAAAGGAAAAAAGATACCCTGGCTTCCAAATGGCTCTCCTATCTGTCTGTGGCTGACTTTGATCTTGCCCTTAAATCTATTGGCCGCGCCCATGGAAAGATAATTCATAATATCGGCGACCTTCCTGATCGGGGACAGGTTGCTATTGTTTCAGATGACCAAAAGGCGACCTTTGCCGTTATTAAATCCAGCTCCGGCGATCCCGGCGACGAATTGGGCGTCAATCAATGGATGGATTGTGAGTTATGGACTAAAAATGTAAATATGGCGGTCCTTTTCTATGAACAAATCGTCCAATATGAACCGGAAACCATACCGCTCACAGAAACGATAACCTACACTCAGTTGATGAGAGACGGTTTAAGACGGGGCGGTGTTGTAAAAATCCCCTGGAAAGGGATTGAACCGGAATGGATTCCCTATGTTGCGGTCAGAGATATCAGTTCGATGACGGCCAAAGTAGAAGAACTGGGCGGGAAAATATTGCTGGAACCCCAAATCGAAAGTCTTGACGGCAGGGTGGCGATTATAGCAGATCCCTGCGGTGCTGTTTTGGGACTACAGCAGATAGCTGAAGGAGGAGACTAA
- a CDS encoding ATP-binding protein translates to MDEILYQYNPWWEDSVFSEEIIPRERYLGRLINYLDNKQIISLTGLRRVGKTTLMKLIIKYLIRKCVPSKLILYISLDDYLFHRNSIIEIINEYRKLHKLKVEEKIYLFLDEVTYKDNFHIQLKNIYDSQNTKIFAASSSASMLRDKKASLTGRSITLEIKPLDLEEYLFFKGITLKKRDKQLYKSYFLDYIKDGGMPENVLNPNREYLMNLVDDIIQKDITAFHGLKNHQILRDYFLLLMERSGKQLSINKIAKILGISPDTSKRYLSYFESTYLIHLLPRWGKTNQKLLSAKKIYASDLGIKHLFMGNRDFGSYFENYIYLVLRNKKTLYYLYENSVEIDFYTDDKILIESKFYARLNEKQNKLFSEYPANKRIVIDSVDKLSLLNEL, encoded by the coding sequence ATGGACGAGATATTATACCAATATAACCCCTGGTGGGAAGATTCAGTTTTCAGTGAAGAAATCATACCGAGAGAACGTTATCTTGGCAGACTTATTAACTATTTGGACAATAAGCAAATAATATCTCTGACAGGCCTGCGACGTGTCGGCAAAACGACATTGATGAAATTAATCATTAAATACCTTATCAGAAAATGCGTACCTTCAAAATTAATTTTATATATCAGTCTAGACGACTACCTTTTCCACCGGAACAGTATCATCGAAATCATTAATGAATACAGGAAACTTCACAAACTTAAAGTCGAAGAAAAAATTTATCTTTTTTTAGATGAAGTAACATATAAAGACAATTTTCATATTCAATTAAAAAATATTTATGATTCTCAGAATACCAAAATTTTTGCGGCATCTTCTTCGGCGTCTATGTTAAGAGATAAAAAAGCAAGCTTAACCGGCCGTTCAATAACACTGGAAATAAAACCATTGGACCTTGAAGAATATCTGTTTTTCAAAGGGATCACATTAAAAAAGCGCGATAAACAATTATATAAATCATATTTTCTCGACTACATCAAAGATGGCGGTATGCCGGAAAATGTATTAAACCCGAACCGGGAATACCTGATGAATCTGGTGGATGATATCATCCAGAAAGATATCACGGCGTTTCATGGTTTGAAGAATCATCAAATCCTTAGAGACTATTTCCTGCTTCTTATGGAACGCAGCGGAAAACAATTAAGTATTAACAAGATTGCAAAAATTTTAGGTATTTCTCCAGACACCTCAAAAAGATATTTAAGCTATTTTGAATCCACCTATCTTATCCACCTGCTCCCTCGATGGGGAAAAACAAATCAAAAGCTGTTATCTGCAAAAAAAATATATGCGTCCGACCTTGGTATAAAACATCTTTTCATGGGAAACAGAGATTTTGGAAGTTATTTTGAAAATTACATTTATTTGGTATTGCGCAATAAGAAAACATTATACTACCTATACGAAAATAGTGTTGAAATAGATTTTTATACGGACGATAAAATTCTGATTGAGTCAAAGTTTTATGCCCGGCTCAATGAAAAACAAAATAAATTGTTTTCCGAATACCCTGCAAATAAAAGAATCGTTATAGATTCCGTAGACAAATTATCCTTATTAAATGAACTGTAA
- a CDS encoding sirohydrochlorin cobaltochelatase has product MHQYGYIGRKLRLPKLKDHPAIIIATFGSSSKGQAAMDAVEAQIAETFADHQIYWAYTSEIIRRKKGLPSLLETLAKVESDGYRKAVVQPLHVFPGTEYQQVEESSIYFPGLRVVVGETLCHRWNFIEAVLEEVSADFLTGENQINLLALHGTPLAADPVNMIYIGINHLVSGMYDNVYAATVEGVPNIQSVANQIKKDHARTPFTRIRLIPMMFLAGMHVEDDLMGENDSWRSTFEKMGIEVDCPTITCGAQEYFKGLAYRKACIQFFCQRLKRALDLMKHY; this is encoded by the coding sequence ATGCATCAGTATGGTTACATTGGCCGCAAATTGCGGCTGCCGAAACTTAAGGATCACCCGGCAATCATTATTGCAACGTTTGGATCTTCTTCCAAAGGCCAGGCAGCCATGGACGCAGTTGAAGCCCAGATTGCCGAAACTTTTGCCGATCATCAAATATACTGGGCATATACATCCGAGATTATCCGCAGAAAAAAAGGGCTGCCAAGTCTTCTGGAAACCCTGGCCAAAGTGGAGTCTGACGGGTATCGCAAAGCTGTTGTTCAGCCGTTGCATGTTTTTCCCGGCACAGAGTATCAGCAGGTCGAAGAGTCTTCTATATATTTCCCTGGGTTACGGGTGGTAGTGGGTGAAACCCTGTGCCACCGGTGGAATTTTATCGAAGCGGTCCTTGAAGAGGTGTCTGCGGATTTCCTCACCGGGGAAAACCAGATCAACCTGCTTGCCCTGCATGGAACCCCTTTGGCGGCAGATCCGGTAAACATGATCTATATCGGCATCAATCATCTTGTCTCGGGTATGTATGACAATGTTTATGCGGCCACGGTTGAAGGGGTTCCCAATATCCAAAGCGTTGCCAACCAGATCAAAAAAGACCATGCCCGGACACCGTTTACCCGGATTCGCCTGATCCCCATGATGTTTCTGGCCGGCATGCATGTGGAAGATGATCTTATGGGTGAAAATGACAGCTGGCGCAGCACATTTGAAAAAATGGGAATAGAAGTGGACTGCCCCACCATCACCTGCGGGGCACAGGAATATTTCAAGGGACTGGCATATAGAAAAGCGTGCATCCAATTTTTCTGCCAAAGACTTAAGCGGGCACTTGATCTTATGAAGCATTATTAA
- a CDS encoding CGGC domain-containing protein: MEKVLIVGCKKAMDDVCIGCSRCLVGFNRKEGEFAAYKDKDAEIMGMINCGDCPGAAIVTRLAQVNLWNNPMGEKVTKIHVAPCITDHCPHKETIINKIKAKSGVEVIEGTHPYKPDNIFA, translated from the coding sequence ATGGAAAAAGTATTAATTGTTGGTTGTAAAAAAGCTATGGATGATGTTTGTATCGGGTGCAGCAGATGTCTGGTGGGATTCAACCGCAAAGAGGGTGAATTCGCGGCTTACAAAGACAAGGACGCAGAGATCATGGGGATGATCAACTGCGGTGACTGTCCCGGTGCCGCTATTGTCACCCGATTGGCCCAGGTTAACCTGTGGAACAATCCCATGGGCGAAAAAGTAACCAAGATTCATGTTGCCCCCTGTATCACCGATCACTGTCCCCATAAAGAGACAATCATTAATAAAATAAAAGCAAAATCAGGGGTTGAAGTTATTGAGGGTACTCATCCCTATAAACCGGACAATATTTTTGCTTAA
- a CDS encoding NUDIX hydrolase: MSTKFCTQCGHSTIRQIPQDDDHVREVCASCGHVHYENPKMVVGTVPVFQDRILMCKRNIEPRKGFWTLPAGYLENEESVQQGAVRETLEETRAEVRILSPYRMFNILFVNQVYLMFIAELLSQDFGPTTESTDVRLFSQSDIPWGEIAFDVIHQTLEDYLKDRENAAAHAFKPDDFGFEIKDLQFSPFSGGVVTDNSF; encoded by the coding sequence ATGTCAACAAAATTTTGCACCCAGTGCGGTCATTCCACGATTCGTCAGATCCCCCAGGACGATGACCATGTCCGGGAGGTGTGCGCCTCATGTGGCCATGTTCACTATGAAAATCCCAAAATGGTTGTGGGTACGGTTCCTGTTTTCCAGGACAGGATTTTAATGTGCAAACGCAATATTGAACCCCGAAAAGGGTTCTGGACCCTTCCTGCCGGATATCTTGAAAATGAGGAATCCGTCCAGCAGGGTGCCGTACGTGAGACCTTGGAGGAGACCCGTGCCGAGGTCCGGATTTTATCACCTTACAGAATGTTCAATATTCTTTTTGTAAACCAGGTTTACCTGATGTTTATTGCGGAACTATTATCCCAGGATTTTGGTCCTACCACGGAAAGCACGGATGTTCGCCTGTTTTCCCAATCAGATATCCCATGGGGCGAAATTGCCTTTGACGTCATCCATCAGACCCTGGAAGACTATTTGAAGGACCGCGAAAATGCTGCAGCTCATGCATTTAAACCGGATGATTTTGGGTTTGAAATTAAGGATCTACAGTTTTCACCGTTCAGTGGAGGCGTGGTAACCGATAACTCATTTTAA
- a CDS encoding ATP-binding protein: MNNGIQDRSIEPVLRELAQNYPVVTVTGPRQSGKTTLCRKVFPDKSYVNLEAPDLRQYALDDPRGFLNAYPDGAILDEIQRTPDMVSYIQTFVDEDPVPGKYILTGSQQFNVREALSQSLAGRTGILTLMPFDWNEVSAFADTADTDGMLLNGFYPRLHQMRLKPHQVLGDYFETYVQRDVRQLMQIRHQGLFEKFVRLCAGRIGQLLNLNSLGNETGISHTTAREWISILEASYIIFLLRPWHANISKRLVKTPKIYFWDVGLAAYLLGIQEVRHISRDPLRGNLFENMVVADIYKQYYHQGHRPGLCFFRDSTGNEVDLVVQRGNDLALVEIKSGQTVSKQFFKGLNRFKRIAQNRVRGGILIYGGTNVQARSDWPVMPVAGLGSMTRQIDQIFQIEG, from the coding sequence ATGAACAACGGTATTCAAGACAGATCCATTGAACCGGTGTTAAGGGAACTTGCCCAAAACTACCCGGTTGTCACAGTAACCGGTCCCAGGCAGAGCGGGAAAACCACCTTATGCCGAAAGGTCTTTCCAGATAAATCCTATGTCAATCTTGAAGCACCGGATCTTCGGCAGTATGCTCTGGATGATCCCCGGGGATTTCTTAATGCCTACCCGGACGGCGCAATATTGGATGAAATCCAGCGGACACCTGATATGGTCTCCTATATCCAGACCTTTGTGGACGAAGATCCGGTGCCGGGTAAATATATCCTCACCGGAAGTCAGCAGTTCAATGTCCGGGAAGCATTGAGCCAGTCTCTTGCGGGCCGGACAGGCATCCTGACCCTGATGCCTTTTGACTGGAACGAAGTCAGCGCTTTTGCAGATACGGCAGATACGGACGGCATGTTACTCAATGGATTTTATCCCAGGCTCCATCAGATGCGCCTGAAGCCTCATCAGGTGCTGGGAGATTATTTTGAAACTTATGTCCAGCGGGATGTCCGGCAGCTTATGCAGATTCGGCATCAAGGCCTGTTTGAAAAGTTTGTGCGTCTTTGTGCCGGCCGCATAGGCCAACTGCTTAATCTAAACAGTCTGGGAAATGAGACCGGTATCTCCCATACAACAGCCAGGGAATGGATTTCCATTTTGGAGGCAAGCTATATTATTTTTTTATTGCGGCCATGGCATGCTAACATATCCAAGCGTCTTGTGAAGACCCCGAAAATTTATTTCTGGGATGTCGGATTGGCCGCCTATCTTCTGGGGATTCAAGAGGTACGGCACATATCCAGGGATCCATTGCGAGGCAACCTGTTTGAGAATATGGTGGTGGCGGATATATATAAACAATACTATCATCAAGGGCATCGGCCAGGGCTTTGCTTTTTCCGGGACAGTACGGGCAATGAAGTAGACTTGGTGGTGCAAAGGGGGAATGATTTGGCCCTGGTGGAAATTAAATCAGGCCAGACCGTCTCCAAGCAATTTTTCAAAGGACTGAATCGATTCAAGCGCATAGCTCAAAACCGCGTACGGGGCGGCATACTGATATACGGCGGTACAAACGTGCAGGCCCGATCTGATTGGCCGGTAATGCCGGTGGCCGGTTTAGGGAGCATGACCCGCCAAATTGATCAAATTTTTCAAATTGAAGGTTGA